In Planctomycetia bacterium, one DNA window encodes the following:
- a CDS encoding PEP-CTERM sorting domain-containing protein (PEP-CTERM proteins occur, often in large numbers, in the proteomes of bacteria that also encode an exosortase, a predicted intramembrane cysteine proteinase. The presence of a PEP-CTERM domain at a protein's C-terminus predicts cleavage within the sorting domain, followed by covalent anchoring to some some component of the (usually Gram-negative) cell surface. Many PEP-CTERM proteins exhibit an unusual sequence composition that includes large numbers of potential glycosylation sites. Expression of one such protein has been shown restore the ability of a bacterium to form floc, a type of biofilm.) codes for MAIGAAALCALFGPAAVPGSWQQLPGPAAAMGQVMVFNQPRHPVGGPGADTSFIDDGGNSIWQQVADDIILGQDATIGRIKWFGFYGGTFTGSTQPPTTQTMRIRFYDSRPGDGLPGVILFEESIVDPLRIPTGAVIPLPLAPIEQRFEVDLMTPFDMLAGVQYWMEIVQLADINSHYRWEYSLGNQTPYAFLNPNVNDWRRTSTGANVAFELWTVPEPSSVLLVLGALALTLTRLKTRR; via the coding sequence GTGGCGATCGGTGCGGCGGCGCTGTGCGCGCTGTTTGGCCCGGCGGCCGTGCCGGGGTCGTGGCAACAGCTACCAGGGCCGGCCGCGGCTATGGGGCAGGTGATGGTCTTTAACCAACCCAGACACCCGGTGGGCGGGCCAGGCGCAGATACGAGTTTCATCGACGACGGCGGAAACTCGATCTGGCAACAAGTTGCCGACGACATCATTCTTGGCCAGGACGCGACGATCGGTCGAATTAAGTGGTTTGGTTTTTATGGCGGTACCTTTACCGGATCAACACAGCCCCCGACGACGCAGACGATGCGGATTCGGTTTTACGATTCACGGCCGGGCGATGGGCTGCCCGGTGTAATCCTGTTTGAAGAGAGCATTGTCGATCCGCTTCGGATTCCGACAGGCGCCGTTATACCACTTCCGTTGGCCCCGATCGAACAGCGGTTTGAAGTTGATCTGATGACGCCGTTCGACATGTTGGCAGGCGTGCAATATTGGATGGAAATTGTACAGCTTGCAGATATTAACAGCCATTATCGTTGGGAATACTCGCTCGGCAACCAAACGCCATACGCCTTCTTGAACCCTAATGTGAATGACTGGAGACGAACTAGCACGGGTGCAAACGTAGCTTTTGAACTCTGGACGGTTCCCGAACCATCATCAGTCCTGTTGGTATTGGGCGCGTTGGCCTTGACGCTCACGAGGCTCAAGACGCGCCGTTGA
- a CDS encoding phage tail tape measure protein has protein sequence MQDKFSAGLKRAQQQLAAFGAGLRAIGLRMVAIGAAAIAPFVASIKTFSDFGDQLDKMSIRTGVSVEALSELGFAADLSGADIETLENGIRKMQKTITEAAGGSAAAADALADLGLSAHAVAAMSPKAQFKLIADRLSGIADPTRRAALAMEIFGRSGTRLLPLLEDGAAGINRMQREARALGLTMSTQTARQAALLNDTLHTTWRVIKQVSVAVGAALAPEVIDLANAVTRVAVNIARWIKQNRELVLRAAKIAAATIAAGAALVGFGAAASLAAIAIGGIAKALAVVKGTAVTVTGLLGAVLSPIGLIIAGVTTLGIVLARRSAFMGQVLQWLGDQFGSLRWRFAEVLDGLRDALVAGDLALAAKVLWLAIQVEWQKGVAAVTAIWHVGWEGLLASMQIIGERIRKTLEDALIIGKAAAQQAGTQMQSWAQGVFHRLIDWLAGAMVDNFKASEIFGVPDDQLTDEQKAELRRATKELIKQSAEQRGKDAGAGLEAKRHQIEQQRAKDQAEADQRHAEAMEELESKLADAITKATNSDEVAKAVAELESARKELEAALAKAKADRTAATRSGGPPRSRPGFPVDELEDRLSRIGEVIQEKLTLAGTFSGHAVGGLGVGNATMRIVVATEQTARNTRRIADAGRAQFA, from the coding sequence ATGCAGGACAAGTTCTCGGCCGGATTGAAGCGCGCCCAGCAGCAGTTGGCGGCCTTTGGGGCCGGGCTGCGAGCTATCGGCCTGCGCATGGTCGCCATCGGCGCGGCGGCCATCGCGCCGTTCGTAGCCAGCATCAAGACGTTTTCAGATTTTGGTGACCAACTCGACAAGATGTCGATCCGGACTGGTGTCAGCGTCGAGGCCCTCTCCGAACTGGGGTTCGCCGCCGACCTGTCGGGCGCGGACATCGAGACGCTGGAGAACGGCATTCGCAAGATGCAGAAGACGATCACCGAGGCCGCCGGCGGGTCGGCGGCCGCGGCCGATGCCCTGGCCGACCTCGGGCTTAGCGCCCACGCCGTCGCGGCGATGTCGCCCAAGGCGCAGTTCAAGCTGATCGCCGATCGATTGAGCGGCATCGCCGACCCGACGCGGCGGGCCGCCCTGGCGATGGAGATCTTCGGCCGCTCGGGCACGCGGCTGTTGCCGCTCTTGGAAGATGGCGCGGCGGGGATCAATCGCATGCAGCGCGAGGCCCGGGCGCTGGGCCTGACGATGTCGACGCAGACCGCCCGGCAGGCAGCCCTGCTCAACGACACGCTGCACACCACCTGGCGGGTGATCAAGCAGGTCTCGGTCGCGGTCGGCGCAGCCCTGGCGCCGGAAGTCATCGACCTGGCGAATGCCGTTACGCGCGTCGCAGTCAACATCGCCCGGTGGATCAAGCAGAACCGCGAGCTGGTGCTGCGCGCCGCGAAGATCGCTGCGGCCACCATCGCCGCCGGCGCTGCGCTGGTCGGCTTCGGTGCTGCGGCATCGCTCGCGGCGATTGCCATCGGCGGCATCGCCAAGGCGCTGGCCGTCGTCAAGGGCACCGCGGTGACGGTGACCGGGCTGCTCGGTGCCGTGTTGTCGCCGATCGGCCTGATCATCGCCGGCGTCACGACACTGGGCATCGTGCTGGCCAGGCGATCGGCCTTCATGGGACAGGTTCTCCAGTGGCTCGGCGATCAGTTCGGTTCGCTGCGCTGGCGATTCGCAGAAGTGCTCGACGGCCTGCGCGATGCACTGGTTGCCGGTGATCTGGCGCTGGCGGCCAAGGTGCTTTGGCTGGCCATCCAGGTGGAATGGCAAAAGGGTGTGGCTGCGGTGACGGCGATCTGGCACGTCGGCTGGGAGGGCCTGCTGGCCTCGATGCAGATCATCGGCGAACGAATTCGCAAAACGCTGGAAGATGCGCTGATCATCGGCAAGGCCGCCGCCCAGCAGGCCGGGACGCAGATGCAGTCCTGGGCGCAAGGCGTCTTCCACCGATTGATCGACTGGCTGGCGGGCGCGATGGTCGACAACTTCAAGGCTTCAGAGATCTTCGGCGTCCCCGATGACCAACTGACCGACGAGCAGAAGGCCGAGCTGCGACGGGCCACCAAGGAACTGATCAAGCAATCTGCCGAGCAGCGCGGCAAGGATGCCGGCGCGGGCCTCGAGGCCAAACGTCATCAGATCGAGCAGCAGCGCGCCAAAGACCAGGCCGAGGCCGACCAGCGCCATGCCGAGGCGATGGAGGAACTCGAGAGCAAGCTGGCCGACGCCATCACGAAGGCCACCAACAGCGACGAAGTGGCCAAGGCCGTCGCGGAGCTCGAATCGGCCCGCAAGGAACTCGAGGCCGCTCTGGCCAAGGCCAAGGCCGACCGTACAGCGGCGACACGATCAGGCGGTCCGCCTCGCAGTCGGCCGGGCTTCCCCGTCGACGAGCTTGAAGACCGCCTGTCGCGCATCGGCGAGGTCATCCAGGAGAAGCTCACCCTCGCCGGCACCTTCAGCGGCCACGCGGTCGGCGGCCTGGGAGTCGGCAACGCCACGATGCGGATCGTCGTGGCCACCGAGCAGACCGCCCGCAATACCCGGCGCATCGCCGATGCCGGCCGCGCCCAGTTCGCATAG
- a CDS encoding DUF2190 family protein — protein sequence MAQATFVHDGAAIDYTPGGNIAAGEVVVIGELVGVAKTPIAANALGALAVEGIFDFAKVTGGGTAISAGANVYWDDTNNVATTTASGNKLIGKCVKAAADGDATVRVRMNQ from the coding sequence ATGGCACAAGCTACGTTTGTCCACGACGGCGCGGCGATTGATTACACCCCGGGCGGCAACATCGCCGCCGGCGAGGTCGTCGTAATCGGCGAGCTGGTTGGCGTGGCCAAGACGCCGATCGCGGCCAACGCGCTGGGGGCCCTGGCGGTCGAAGGCATCTTCGATTTCGCCAAGGTCACTGGCGGCGGCACGGCGATCAGCGCTGGGGCCAATGTCTATTGGGATGACACCAACAACGTGGCCACCACCACCGCCTCGGGCAACAAGTTGATCGGCAAGTGCGTCAAGGCCGCGGCCGACGGCGATGCGACGGTTCGGGTTCGGATGAATCAGTGA
- a CDS encoding phage portal protein, with amino-acid sequence MPPRDGGVRFIRGKYDAAQSTHENRRHWANADHLSANAAASAEVRRTLRCRARYEVANNSYAKGIVLTLANYVVGTGPRLQMLTGDPEANRVIEKEFARWAKAIGLAHKLRTMRIAQCESGEVFALLATNTLVDAPVQLDVRPIEADQVCAPWSAPTASHRRDAGTTLDGITFDEFGNAVAYCILRQHPGDNTAWKAAGVEFDIQPAESVIHLFRAERPGQSRGIPEITPALPLFATLRRYTLAVLGAAEMAALPSGVIYTDAAADAEASSVEPMDAVEMDRGTWMTMPFGWKIGQIKAEQPTTVYSDFKHEVINEIARCLNMPFNIAAGNSSGYNYASGRLDHQAFFKSIRIDQRHLADIVLDRILKAWLNEAVLIEGYLPQSVRTLDAEFPHQWFWDGFEHVDPAKEANAQATRLNSNTTTLAAEFARSGLDWETELRQRAREISLMRELGLTLDQSVGRSPQSVAEDEDDTEETSDVTEDALAPGE; translated from the coding sequence ATGCCGCCCAGAGACGGCGGCGTTCGCTTCATCCGCGGCAAGTATGACGCCGCGCAGTCGACGCACGAGAACCGCCGGCACTGGGCCAACGCCGATCACCTTTCTGCCAACGCGGCGGCCAGCGCCGAGGTGCGCCGCACCTTGCGCTGCCGGGCGCGGTACGAAGTCGCCAACAACAGCTATGCCAAGGGCATTGTACTGACCCTTGCGAACTACGTCGTCGGCACCGGTCCTCGATTGCAGATGTTGACCGGTGACCCCGAGGCAAACCGCGTCATCGAGAAGGAGTTCGCCCGCTGGGCCAAGGCGATCGGCCTGGCCCACAAGCTGCGAACCATGCGAATCGCCCAATGCGAAAGCGGCGAGGTCTTCGCCCTGCTGGCGACGAATACACTTGTCGATGCGCCCGTGCAACTCGACGTGCGGCCGATCGAAGCCGATCAGGTCTGCGCGCCCTGGTCGGCGCCAACCGCCAGTCACCGGCGAGACGCCGGTACCACCCTCGACGGCATCACCTTCGACGAGTTCGGCAACGCCGTTGCCTACTGCATTCTGCGGCAGCACCCCGGCGACAACACGGCGTGGAAGGCCGCCGGCGTCGAGTTCGACATCCAGCCGGCCGAGTCGGTGATTCACCTGTTCCGCGCCGAGCGGCCTGGCCAATCGCGCGGCATCCCGGAGATCACTCCGGCCCTGCCGCTGTTCGCCACGCTTCGGCGCTACACGCTGGCGGTGCTCGGCGCCGCCGAGATGGCGGCGCTGCCTTCGGGCGTGATCTACACCGACGCGGCCGCTGACGCCGAGGCCTCGTCCGTAGAACCGATGGACGCCGTCGAGATGGACCGCGGCACGTGGATGACCATGCCCTTCGGCTGGAAGATCGGCCAGATCAAGGCCGAGCAGCCGACGACGGTCTACAGCGACTTCAAACACGAGGTGATCAATGAGATCGCCCGCTGCCTGAACATGCCGTTCAACATCGCGGCTGGCAATTCGTCGGGCTACAACTACGCCTCGGGCCGGCTGGATCACCAGGCGTTCTTCAAGTCCATTCGCATCGACCAGCGGCATCTCGCCGACATCGTGCTCGACCGCATTCTCAAGGCGTGGCTGAACGAGGCCGTGCTGATCGAGGGCTACCTGCCGCAATCGGTGCGCACGCTCGATGCCGAGTTCCCCCACCAGTGGTTCTGGGATGGATTCGAGCACGTCGATCCGGCCAAGGAGGCCAACGCCCAGGCGACGCGGCTGAACAGCAACACGACGACGCTGGCTGCCGAGTTCGCCCGGTCCGGACTGGATTGGGAGACCGAGCTGCGGCAGCGGGCGCGCGAGATTTCGCTGATGCGCGAATTGGGATTGACGCTGGACCAGTCTGTAGGCCGCAGTCCGCAGTCTGTAGCAGAAGACGAAGACGACACGGAGGAAACAAGCGATGTCACGGAAGACGCACTCGCTCCCGGCGAGTGA
- a CDS encoding phage terminase large subunit family protein, with protein MIDPRKLRPGELCRLLNSTPLGEVIAERQLHRHRTRAGLRITSAGDARCIDLLRYAAWLVIERHRPKPEPQGLAGYEAHRDRAAQRNREMALLGRDIGELPAVVNAERKARAARDFRFFCEQYFPQTFHLSWSPDHLKVIAKIELAVLEGGLFAMAMPRGSGKTSLCEMACLWALVYGHREFVALIGSDEEHAANMLESIKAELENNDLMLEDFPEVVFPIRALEGIHQRAGGQLCLGKQTHIGWTAREIVLPTIPSSKAAGGIIRVAGITGRIRGMKHKRVDGSSIRPSLVLIDDPQTDESARSPSQCATRERILAGAILGLAGPGRKIAGLMTLTVVRPDDLADRILDRDKHPQWQGERTKMVYSFPTNEALWAKYAELWREGMRADRGIADATDFYHTHRAAMDEGADVAWPQRHHPDELSAIQHAMNLKLDRGEAAFWAEYQNEPLPEEKADDDLLTADQIAAKDNGLRRGEVPIGCSHVTMFIDVQGKALFWLVAAWEDDFTGYVIDYGTEPQQHEAYFTLRDIRRTLTSASPRGGLEGAIYAGLERATDALLGREWRRDDGAMVRIDRCLIDANWGSTSDVVYQFCRQSKFASVVMPSHGRYVGASSIPFSEYKRKRGDRVGLNWRIPVITGKRATRHVVFDTNFWKSFVHARLSVPMGDPGCLSLFGRAGSAGVSPGDQHRLLADHLTSEYRVKTQGRGRTVDEWKLRIDGADNHWLDCLVGCAVAASIQGAVLFGTDARPAPRARIKLSELQGARR; from the coding sequence ATGATTGACCCCCGCAAACTCCGACCGGGCGAGCTGTGCCGGCTGCTGAACAGCACGCCACTGGGCGAAGTCATCGCCGAGCGGCAGTTGCATCGGCATCGCACCCGCGCGGGTCTGCGGATCACGTCGGCCGGCGATGCCCGCTGCATCGACCTGCTGCGCTACGCAGCGTGGCTGGTCATCGAGCGGCACCGGCCCAAGCCCGAGCCGCAGGGCCTCGCTGGCTACGAGGCCCACCGCGATCGGGCCGCCCAGCGCAACCGCGAGATGGCCCTGCTCGGCCGGGACATCGGCGAGCTGCCGGCGGTGGTGAATGCCGAGCGAAAGGCCCGCGCGGCGCGCGACTTTCGATTCTTCTGCGAGCAGTACTTCCCGCAGACGTTCCACCTGTCCTGGTCGCCCGACCACCTGAAGGTCATCGCCAAGATCGAGCTGGCGGTGCTGGAGGGCGGGCTGTTCGCAATGGCCATGCCGCGCGGCAGCGGCAAGACGTCGCTCTGCGAGATGGCCTGCCTGTGGGCGCTGGTCTATGGCCACCGCGAATTCGTCGCCCTGATCGGCAGCGACGAGGAGCACGCCGCCAACATGCTCGAGTCGATCAAGGCCGAGCTGGAGAACAACGACCTGATGCTGGAGGATTTCCCGGAGGTGGTCTTCCCGATCCGGGCGCTGGAGGGCATTCACCAGCGCGCTGGCGGGCAGCTCTGCCTCGGCAAGCAGACGCACATCGGCTGGACAGCTCGCGAGATCGTACTGCCGACGATCCCCAGCTCGAAGGCCGCGGGCGGCATCATCCGCGTCGCCGGCATCACCGGCCGCATCCGCGGCATGAAGCACAAACGGGTCGACGGCAGCAGCATCCGGCCGTCGCTGGTCCTGATCGACGATCCGCAGACGGATGAGTCGGCGCGGTCGCCGAGTCAGTGCGCCACGCGCGAGCGCATCCTGGCCGGCGCGATCCTCGGCCTGGCCGGACCCGGACGCAAAATCGCCGGGTTGATGACGCTGACGGTCGTCCGCCCCGACGATCTCGCCGACCGCATCCTCGACCGCGACAAGCATCCGCAATGGCAGGGCGAGCGGACGAAAATGGTCTATTCGTTCCCGACGAACGAAGCGCTGTGGGCAAAGTACGCCGAGCTGTGGCGAGAGGGCATGCGCGCTGATCGCGGCATCGCCGATGCGACGGATTTCTATCACACCCATCGCGCGGCGATGGACGAGGGCGCGGATGTCGCCTGGCCGCAGCGGCACCATCCCGACGAGCTGTCGGCCATTCAGCACGCGATGAACCTGAAGCTCGATCGGGGCGAGGCGGCGTTCTGGGCCGAGTATCAGAACGAGCCGCTGCCGGAGGAGAAGGCTGACGACGACCTGCTGACCGCCGACCAGATCGCCGCGAAGGACAACGGCCTGCGCCGCGGCGAGGTGCCCATCGGGTGCAGCCACGTCACCATGTTCATCGACGTGCAGGGCAAGGCCCTGTTTTGGCTTGTGGCCGCATGGGAGGACGACTTCACCGGCTACGTCATCGACTACGGCACCGAGCCGCAGCAGCACGAGGCGTACTTTACGCTGCGCGACATCCGCCGCACGCTGACCAGCGCCTCGCCGCGCGGAGGCCTGGAGGGGGCGATCTACGCCGGGCTGGAGCGCGCCACCGATGCGCTGCTGGGCCGCGAGTGGCGGCGGGATGATGGCGCGATGGTGCGGATCGACCGCTGCCTGATCGACGCCAACTGGGGCAGCACGTCGGATGTGGTGTATCAATTCTGCCGGCAGTCGAAGTTCGCCAGCGTTGTCATGCCGTCGCATGGGCGTTACGTCGGGGCATCGTCGATTCCGTTCAGCGAGTACAAGCGCAAGCGCGGGGACCGCGTCGGGTTGAACTGGCGCATCCCAGTCATCACTGGCAAGCGGGCCACGCGGCATGTCGTGTTCGATACGAATTTCTGGAAAAGCTTCGTCCACGCCCGGCTCTCCGTGCCGATGGGCGACCCCGGCTGCCTGTCGCTGTTTGGGCGCGCGGGTAGTGCGGGCGTCTCGCCCGGCGATCAGCATCGCCTGCTCGCCGATCACCTGACCAGCGAGTATCGCGTGAAGACCCAGGGCCGCGGCCGCACGGTCGATGAATGGAAGCTCCGCATCGATGGCGCGGACAACCACTGGCTCGACTGCCTCGTCGGCTGCGCCGTCGCCGCGTCGATTCAGGGCGCAGTCCTCTTCGGCACCGACGCCCGGCCTGCGCCGCGCGCACGAATCAAGCTGTCTGAATTGCAAGGGGCTAGGCGATGA